From a single Kitasatospora azatica KCTC 9699 genomic region:
- a CDS encoding NUDIX domain-containing protein, with protein sequence MPAEVTPHPRPVVKRTARAILLELDTDDPRHGPAALVVIKRTRPGSNPYWITPGGGVEPEDRTVTEALHREVDEELGGKVVDVVPAFVDTVAHSHHEDGTLLHPHGVKVQHFFACRLASMDPERRHGPEVEAPRGEYEIVRLPFTREGVTAVNLVPPSLRRYLAANIEGIRALLAPDL encoded by the coding sequence GTGCCTGCTGAAGTGACCCCACACCCGCGGCCGGTGGTCAAACGCACCGCCCGGGCGATCCTGCTGGAGCTGGACACCGATGATCCACGCCACGGGCCGGCCGCCCTGGTCGTGATCAAGCGCACCCGGCCCGGCAGCAACCCGTACTGGATCACGCCCGGCGGCGGCGTCGAGCCCGAGGACCGCACGGTGACCGAGGCGCTGCACCGCGAGGTGGACGAGGAGCTCGGCGGCAAGGTGGTCGACGTGGTCCCGGCCTTCGTGGACACCGTCGCCCACTCGCACCACGAGGACGGCACCCTGCTCCACCCGCACGGGGTCAAGGTGCAGCACTTCTTCGCCTGCCGGCTGGCCAGCATGGACCCCGAGCGCCGGCACGGGCCCGAGGTGGAGGCGCCGCGCGGCGAGTACGAGATCGTCCGGCTGCCCTTCACCCGGGAGGGGGTGACCGCGGTCAACCTGGTCCCCCCCTCGCTCCGTCGCTACCTGGCCGCGAACATCGAGGGGATCCGCGCGCTGCTGGCGCCCGACCTCTAG